The Nitrospiria bacterium genomic interval TCCGAATGCGTGGTCGGCCGGGAGGTCTCGATGCATCCGCCCTGGTCGATCGAGACGTCCACGAGAACCGAGCCGCGGCGCATCCCGGCCACGACGCGCCGGGCGACCAGCTTGGGCGCCTTCGCTCCCGTCACCAGCACCGCGCCGACCGTAAGGTCCGCGCTTAAGACCGCCTGCTCGATCAGGTCCGGCTTCAAGAGCCGCAGGATGATCTTGCCGTTGACCGCCGCCTCCATGTTCTGGACGCGGTCCGTCTCGCGATGGAACAGGGTCACCTGGGCGCCCAGCCCCACCGCCATCTGCGCGGCGTTGGTCCCGACCGTACCGGCGCCCAGGATCACGACGCGGGCCGGCGGCACGCCCGGAACGCCGGGCAGGAGCACCCCGCTGCCCCCGTGGATTTTCTGGAGGTAGAAGGCGCCCATCAAAACCGACATCCGTCCGGCGATCGCGCTCATCGGCCGCAGCACCGGAAGCGATCCATCCGGCAGCTGGATCGTCTCATAGCCGATCGCGATCACGTCGCGTGCGAGCAGCGCGTCGGTCAACGAGCGGTCGGCCGCGAGGTGGAGAAAGGTAAAGAGCGTCTGGCCCTTTTGAAGCAGGGGATATTCCGACGCCAGAGGCTCCTTGACCTTCACGATCAGCTCGGCCTCGCCGAACAATCGGGCGCGATTTTCCAGGACGTCCGCCCCCGCCGATCGGTAGGCCTCGTCCGGATAACCGCTGCCTTCGCCGGCGCCGCGTTCCACCAGCACCCGGTGGCCGGCCTTGACGACCGCGCCGACCGCTTCCGGCGTCAGAGAAACCCGATACTCGTTGTCCTTGATTTCCTTCGGAACCGCGATGACCATAAGCGAGCTTTGAGAATATCAGGTCAAAAATGAAATGTCAATGAAACACCGTTCGACAACGGATGGGGCTGCCGAAGGACGGGACCCGCCGAGATCATGCCCCGCGCCTCAAGCGAAGGCGGGGGGACCGCCGTCCCGAGCGAACGGCCGCCGGTCGCTTGACCGAGAATTTGATTTTCACTACAATGGATTCATGTTCTCACCGATCGAATGGCATCACGGCATCGTCCGGATGCTGGACCAAACCCGCCTTCCGCACGAGGTGGTCTGGGTGGACTGCCCCGACCACCAGACCGTCGCCAAGGGCATCCGGGAGCTCTGGGTGCGCGGCGCCCCGGCCATCGGCGTCGCGGCCGCGATGGGCTACGCGCTCGGGGCCCAGGCGATCCGGGCCGGCTCCCACGATGACTTTGTCCGCCAGCTCAAGCCGATCCACGACACGCTCGCCGCGACGCGCCCCACGGCCGTCAACCTGTTCTGGGCCTTGAACCGCATGAACGCGGTCGTTCTGCTCCACCGGGACAAGCCGGTCGATGAGATTAAAAACAGACTGGTCCAGGAAGCCAAGGCCATTCATGAGGAGGACATCCGCCGGAACGTCGCGATGGGCCGGCACGGCGCCGCGCTGATCCACGATGGGGATACGATCCTCACCCACTGCAACACCGGCGCGCTGGCCACGGGGGGGCACGGAACCGCGCTGGGCGTCGTTTTCTCGGCGTGGGAAAGCGGGAAGCGGGTTAAGGTCCTGGTCGACGAAACCCGCCCGGTCCTTCAGGGCGCGCGGCTCACGATGTGGGAGCTCCAGCAGAACAAGATTCCGGCCACGCTGATCACGGACAACATGGCCGGCTCCTTCATGAACAAAGGCGCGGTCCGTCTGTGCCTCGTCGGGGCCGACCGGATCGCGGCCAACGGGGACACCGCCAACAAGATCGGCACCTATTCCGTCGCGGTGCTGGCCAGGGCCCACCGGATCCCCTTCTACGTCGCGGCGCCGACCTCCACGATCGATTTCTCAATCGCGTCCGGGGACGCCATTCCCATCGAGGAACGGAACCCGGACGAGGTGACGAACGTGTTCGGCAAGGTCCGCATCGCGCCCGCCAACGTGGAGGCCGCCAACCCGGCCTTCGACGTCACGCCGGCGAAATACATCACCGGGATCATCACCGAAGAGGGCATCTTCAAGCCCGGCGAGCTGAAACGGAAGCTGGGCGGCGCGAAGCGGGCTTAAACCGCCCGCCCGCGAAGCGGTCCGTCAACGGCCCATCTGGACGAGGGTCAGCCGGTTCCCGTCCGGATCGGCAAACGACGAGAACATCGCCCCGCCCGGCGCCGTCCGGACCGGGCTCAAGCGAACCCCGCGCCGCTTGAGGCCGGCCGCCATCTTCTCGATGCCCTTCACCCGGAGCATGATCCCCCAGCCTCCGTTGGGCTTCCCGCCGCGCTTCCCCTTCTTTCCGCCCATCGAGTGAAGTCCGAGCACCGTCCCGCCCGGAACCTTGAACTCCGCATAGAACGCCATCCGCATCGAGGGCTTGAACCCAAGCTTTGAATAAAACGCGACCGACCGCTTGATGTCCTTCGATTCCGCCATCACCCACGAATCCGAAATCCCCTTGGCCATTTTTTCCTCCTTTTTGTTTTAATTCGTATTATCCATCGCCCGTCCCGCTAATACCAGATCTCCATCCGAAGACCCTTTTGATCCCGCGGCGGGTCGGAAGGAAAACGAACCGCCTCGCCCGCGACGATCCGCAGCGCGGTCCAGGCCGCGGCGAACGCGTCCAGAAGATCGTCCGCGGCCACGCCCTCCGGCCGGACATCCAAATAGCTTCTGGAAAAACCGGGAAGCCGGTCTTCCAGCGCCTGAATCCGGTCCAGCCGGCCCTGCGAGCCTTTCTTGTTGTGGCT includes:
- a CDS encoding VOC family protein, encoding MAKGISDSWVMAESKDIKRSVAFYSKLGFKPSMRMAFYAEFKVPGGTVLGLHSMGGKKGKRGGKPNGGWGIMLRVKGIEKMAAGLKRRGVRLSPVRTAPGGAMFSSFADPDGNRLTLVQMGR
- the mtnA gene encoding S-methyl-5-thioribose-1-phosphate isomerase; the protein is MFSPIEWHHGIVRMLDQTRLPHEVVWVDCPDHQTVAKGIRELWVRGAPAIGVAAAMGYALGAQAIRAGSHDDFVRQLKPIHDTLAATRPTAVNLFWALNRMNAVVLLHRDKPVDEIKNRLVQEAKAIHEEDIRRNVAMGRHGAALIHDGDTILTHCNTGALATGGHGTALGVVFSAWESGKRVKVLVDETRPVLQGARLTMWELQQNKIPATLITDNMAGSFMNKGAVRLCLVGADRIAANGDTANKIGTYSVAVLARAHRIPFYVAAPTSTIDFSIASGDAIPIEERNPDEVTNVFGKVRIAPANVEAANPAFDVTPAKYITGIITEEGIFKPGELKRKLGGAKRA
- the ald gene encoding alanine dehydrogenase; this translates as MVIAVPKEIKDNEYRVSLTPEAVGAVVKAGHRVLVERGAGEGSGYPDEAYRSAGADVLENRARLFGEAELIVKVKEPLASEYPLLQKGQTLFTFLHLAADRSLTDALLARDVIAIGYETIQLPDGSLPVLRPMSAIAGRMSVLMGAFYLQKIHGGSGVLLPGVPGVPPARVVILGAGTVGTNAAQMAVGLGAQVTLFHRETDRVQNMEAAVNGKIILRLLKPDLIEQAVLSADLTVGAVLVTGAKAPKLVARRVVAGMRRGSVLVDVSIDQGGCIETSRPTTHSDPVYAVDGVIHYCVANMPGAFPRTGTSALVHVTLPYLLELAGRGVSEACRRDAALAKGVNIYKGKVTHPGVAEAHGFKCGMPGAG